One Aneurinibacillus migulanus genomic region harbors:
- a CDS encoding ABC-F family ATP-binding cassette domain-containing protein produces MNILTAESISKSYGMKTLFNNISLGIQKGERIGIIGVNGTGKSTLLKVLAGIVPPDGGTVTTGNRMRVEFLPQNPVFEEEGTVLDQIFAGDSPLMQLVKEYEQTIERISGDPGNEKLQQKLADLSERMDRMGAWDVETNAKTILTRLGIHHFSAGVRLLSGGQRKRVAMARALINPADLLILDEPTNHIDNETVEWLEGYLSRFKGALLLITHDRYFLDRVVNRIVELDRGSLYSYDGNYTYFLEKKAEREEREAATEATRQNILRRELAWLRRGAKARTTKQKARIDRVHQLQENKPQAQQQTLEIELKSQRLGKKIIELDHISAAFDGRTLIHDFSYIAVPGDRVGIVGPNGSGKSTLLKIITGKLAPNTGEAVLGPTVRLGYYGQENTEMDEKQRVIDYIKEAGHVIHLADGKTLSAGQMLERFLFAPEAHGTLIGRLSGGEKRRLYLLRVLMGEPNVLLLDEPTNDLDIQTLSILEDYLENFPGVVITVSHDRYFLDRTADRLFAFEGNGLIKEYNGNYSEYLDARKHEESQKSMNEHREAKEAVSREKKEKPRRLTYKEKLEFETIEQEISELEQRSEALEKDMAQTGSDYGKLATLTEEKEKVDAELEAKVERWAELNMLVEEIEAQKS; encoded by the coding sequence ATGAACATTCTAACAGCAGAAAGCATTTCTAAATCGTATGGCATGAAAACATTATTTAATAATATTTCGCTTGGCATCCAAAAAGGGGAGCGAATCGGTATTATCGGTGTGAATGGTACAGGCAAATCTACCCTTCTAAAAGTACTGGCCGGTATCGTCCCGCCAGATGGGGGAACGGTAACGACAGGCAATCGGATGCGTGTAGAATTCCTGCCGCAGAATCCGGTATTCGAAGAAGAAGGAACAGTGCTCGACCAGATTTTTGCTGGAGATTCGCCACTTATGCAATTGGTAAAAGAGTACGAACAGACGATTGAGCGAATTAGTGGCGATCCGGGGAACGAAAAGCTACAGCAAAAGCTGGCCGACTTAAGCGAGCGAATGGATCGTATGGGGGCTTGGGATGTAGAGACGAATGCAAAAACGATTTTGACGCGTCTCGGCATTCATCATTTCTCTGCGGGGGTGCGTCTGCTATCTGGAGGACAGCGTAAACGGGTGGCGATGGCACGTGCATTAATTAACCCTGCGGACTTGCTGATTCTCGATGAACCGACGAACCATATCGATAATGAGACGGTAGAGTGGTTGGAAGGCTATTTATCACGCTTTAAAGGTGCACTGTTACTGATTACGCATGATCGCTATTTTCTGGATCGTGTAGTAAACCGGATTGTAGAGCTCGATCGAGGAAGTCTGTATTCATATGATGGCAACTACACCTATTTCCTCGAAAAGAAAGCAGAGCGAGAAGAACGAGAAGCAGCGACAGAGGCGACTCGTCAGAATATATTGCGGCGTGAACTCGCCTGGCTACGCCGGGGCGCAAAAGCCCGTACGACGAAGCAGAAAGCGCGCATTGACCGCGTTCATCAACTGCAAGAAAATAAGCCGCAGGCCCAACAACAAACACTCGAAATCGAACTGAAATCACAACGCCTGGGCAAAAAAATTATCGAGCTTGATCACATATCGGCAGCGTTCGATGGACGGACACTTATTCACGATTTCAGCTATATTGCTGTGCCAGGCGATCGCGTTGGTATTGTCGGACCGAACGGTAGCGGCAAATCTACGTTATTGAAGATTATTACCGGTAAGCTTGCGCCGAACACAGGGGAGGCGGTGCTGGGGCCGACCGTGCGCCTGGGCTACTATGGCCAGGAGAATACGGAGATGGATGAAAAACAGCGTGTGATCGACTATATTAAAGAAGCCGGGCATGTGATCCACCTGGCAGACGGCAAGACATTGTCTGCCGGACAGATGCTGGAACGCTTTCTATTTGCCCCTGAAGCACACGGTACGCTAATTGGACGTCTATCCGGCGGGGAGAAGCGACGGCTATATTTGCTTCGCGTACTGATGGGGGAGCCTAATGTGCTGCTGCTTGACGAACCAACGAATGATCTTGATATCCAGACGCTTTCGATTCTCGAAGATTATCTTGAGAATTTCCCAGGTGTCGTTATTACCGTATCGCATGATCGCTATTTCCTCGATCGGACGGCGGATCGCTTGTTTGCTTTTGAAGGCAACGGGCTCATTAAAGAATACAACGGCAATTATAGCGAATACCTGGATGCTCGAAAACATGAAGAAAGCCAAAAATCAATGAATGAACACCGGGAGGCAAAGGAAGCGGTATCCCGGGAGAAAAAAGAAAAGCCGCGTCGTCTTACTTATAAAGAAAAGCTGGAGTTTGAGACGATTGAGCAGGAAATTAGCGAGTTGGAGCAGCGAAGCGAAGCGCTTGAGAAAGACATGGCACAGACAGGGAGCGATTATGGTAAACTCGCCACATTGACCGAGGAGAAAGAGAAAGTTGATGCTGAATTGGAAGCCAAAGTGGAACGTTGGGCTGAGCTGAACATGCTTGTGGAAGAAATTGAGGCCCAGAAGAGTTAG
- a CDS encoding type Z 30S ribosomal protein S14 has product MAKKSMIIKSQRKPKFKVQAYTRCERCGRPHSVYRKFKLCRICIRDLAYQGHLPGVKKASW; this is encoded by the coding sequence ATGGCAAAAAAATCGATGATTATAAAATCACAGCGGAAGCCAAAATTTAAAGTACAGGCTTATACTCGTTGCGAGCGCTGTGGCCGTCCGCATTCCGTATACCGCAAATTTAAGCTATGCCGGATTTGCATTCGCGACCTGGCTTATCAAGGACATTTGCCGGGCGTGAAAAAAGCAAGCTGGTAA
- a CDS encoding YbjQ family protein, whose protein sequence is MIIVTTENIANYQIKEIKGPVFGLTVRARGLGKDITAALKGLVGGEINQYTEMLEDARKQALDRMVKNAQAMGANAIIMMRFDSGEIGANMSEIVAYGTAVIAEPVES, encoded by the coding sequence ATGATAATCGTAACCACGGAAAATATCGCCAATTATCAGATAAAGGAAATAAAAGGGCCGGTATTTGGTTTGACGGTACGGGCAAGGGGATTGGGGAAAGATATTACTGCGGCATTAAAAGGACTTGTCGGGGGCGAAATTAACCAATATACGGAAATGCTTGAAGATGCACGTAAACAGGCGCTTGACCGGATGGTAAAAAATGCACAAGCGATGGGGGCGAATGCGATTATTATGATGCGTTTCGACTCTGGAGAAATCGGCGCCAACATGAGTGAAATCGTTGCGTATGGCACAGCTGTCATAGCCGAGCCTGTTGAATCATGA
- a CDS encoding enoyl-CoA hydratase/isomerase family protein translates to MENTVQTNNEVLFYVEKGIGHILLNRPKALNALSLYMVDEIGKKLAEWEHNPSVSLVLIEGAGEKGLCAGGDMRSFYDKRDDNVEEYALQFFSIEYKMNLALHRYTKPVLAYMNGIVMGGGIGVSIFASHRVVTERSKLSMPEMNIGFFPDVGGSYFLNQMPGQMGRYLALTAHLFNGADAIYLGAADYYIQSEQWTELKNDVQIEDWTQVGNREQISARLTEILTKYGTANLPESPLAKVQDKVDRHFNHHSVADILASLDRSAAEGDEWAAETAKTLREKSPISMAVALEQLVRGKGMTAADCFWMEMNMSMHFMHSHDFYEGVRSVLVDKDRNPSWNPATIQEVKQEHVEVFFKNPWEGGQHPLADE, encoded by the coding sequence GTGGAGAACACAGTACAAACGAACAATGAAGTTTTATTCTATGTAGAGAAAGGTATCGGACATATTCTGCTGAATCGACCGAAAGCCTTGAATGCCTTGTCTTTGTATATGGTTGATGAAATCGGCAAAAAACTTGCCGAGTGGGAGCATAACCCATCCGTCTCTCTTGTCTTGATCGAAGGGGCAGGCGAGAAAGGATTATGCGCGGGCGGTGATATGCGCTCGTTTTATGATAAGCGCGACGATAATGTAGAAGAATATGCGCTGCAATTCTTCTCTATTGAATATAAAATGAACCTGGCTTTACATCGCTACACGAAACCGGTTCTCGCCTATATGAATGGTATCGTTATGGGCGGCGGTATCGGCGTATCGATTTTTGCGAGCCATCGTGTGGTGACTGAGCGCTCGAAATTATCTATGCCTGAGATGAATATTGGTTTCTTTCCTGATGTAGGCGGTAGCTATTTCTTGAACCAGATGCCGGGTCAGATGGGACGTTATCTGGCATTGACGGCCCACCTATTCAACGGAGCAGACGCAATCTATCTTGGTGCGGCCGATTATTATATCCAATCCGAACAGTGGACTGAGCTGAAGAACGACGTACAGATAGAAGATTGGACACAGGTAGGGAACCGTGAACAGATCAGCGCCAGATTGACCGAAATCCTTACGAAATACGGGACGGCCAATCTTCCAGAATCGCCACTTGCGAAGGTGCAGGATAAAGTCGATCGCCATTTTAACCATCATTCAGTAGCTGACATTCTGGCGTCCCTCGATCGTTCGGCAGCTGAAGGGGATGAATGGGCAGCAGAAACGGCGAAAACGCTGCGCGAAAAATCGCCGATTTCAATGGCTGTGGCATTGGAGCAGCTTGTTCGAGGTAAAGGCATGACGGCTGCTGATTGTTTCTGGATGGAGATGAATATGAGTATGCATTTTATGCACAGTCATGATTTTTATGAAGGTGTACGTTCTGTGCTGGTAGATAAAGACCGGAACCCAAGCTGGAATCCTGCAACGATTCAGGAGGTAAAGCAAGAACATGTAGAAGTGTTCTTCAAAAACCCGTGGGAAGGCGGACAACACCCATTAGCCGATGAATAA
- a CDS encoding YeiH family protein, whose product MQQAASQQEKREKKRGSAPFLLGLGITLVIAIIAKYIAMLPVLSIIGQLVIAILLGMVWRATLPVPGSSMVGVEFASKKLLRLGIILLGMRLNLQDIIQAGPKVFAVAAFDIVFALVVVYGLTRLFGVNRRLGMLTACGTAICGAAAVAAVAPQVKADKQETAVGVATVAVLGTLFTLAYSVIYPILGLTESGYGVFAGGTLHEIAHVIAAAAAGGQQAMDIAIIVKLTRVALLVPVALVIGWWYHRQTKYKDGASQAERTPLAIPWFILGFLAVSGINTLGIVPQSIAAQIVALAYLLIAMAMAGLGLNIDAGTLKRMGIRPFWAGLIGSILLSIFGFALVYWLGLS is encoded by the coding sequence ATGCAACAGGCGGCTAGTCAACAGGAAAAAAGAGAAAAAAAGCGGGGTTCTGCCCCTTTTCTGCTGGGACTCGGAATTACACTCGTAATTGCCATTATAGCCAAATATATCGCAATGCTTCCGGTACTCAGCATTATCGGGCAGCTCGTCATCGCCATCCTGCTTGGAATGGTGTGGCGGGCAACACTTCCAGTACCGGGTTCCTCTATGGTTGGAGTGGAATTTGCCAGTAAGAAATTATTACGGTTGGGAATTATTCTGCTGGGAATGCGCTTAAACCTACAGGATATCATTCAAGCAGGGCCCAAAGTATTTGCCGTAGCTGCATTCGATATAGTATTTGCGCTGGTTGTGGTATATGGATTGACCCGCCTGTTCGGCGTAAACCGCAGGCTTGGCATGCTAACAGCATGTGGCACAGCCATTTGTGGTGCGGCGGCGGTAGCAGCGGTAGCCCCACAGGTGAAAGCGGACAAACAAGAAACAGCAGTCGGTGTGGCAACCGTCGCGGTACTAGGTACTTTATTTACATTAGCGTATTCTGTAATATATCCGATACTTGGTCTGACAGAATCCGGCTATGGAGTATTCGCCGGTGGTACGCTCCACGAGATTGCCCATGTAATAGCCGCTGCTGCTGCTGGAGGACAGCAAGCGATGGACATTGCCATCATCGTAAAGCTGACGCGGGTAGCGCTACTTGTTCCAGTGGCTCTTGTAATCGGCTGGTGGTATCATCGGCAAACTAAATACAAAGACGGTGCCTCCCAAGCTGAACGTACACCGCTTGCCATTCCCTGGTTTATCCTTGGCTTTCTTGCTGTGAGCGGAATCAACACGCTAGGTATTGTGCCGCAAAGCATCGCAGCTCAAATCGTAGCGCTTGCGTATCTATTGATCGCAATGGCGATGGCTGGTCTTGGCCTTAACATTGATGCAGGTACGTTAAAGCGAATGGGAATACGACCGTTTTGGGCAGGACTCATTGGCTCGATTCTCCTCTCAATTTTCGGATTTGCACTCGTATATTGGTTAGGCCTTTCCTAA
- a CDS encoding LysR family transcriptional regulator: MHYDGLRTFVTVVEAKNFTRAGEILRLSQPSVSLHIKQLEREFGTKLIDRSPKHLYVTQAGEMLYERARQMLNLYEKAKEDIYTHQHRIAGTLHIGASFTVGEYVLPVLLADFCHRYPDVEVEVTIGNTQRITEAVKLLHMDIGLIEGQTSEKDLQIVPFMKDEMVLVAPMNHPLVGDSPIVPEALQDEIWIVREEGSGTRVYSDHVIRTLGLSVKKIITFSSNQAVKEAVAAGLGITLLSKWVVRKPIQHGELAMIAIQGQQFPRRLSYVAPVHAEQTNLVKAFLEEIEKTSD, from the coding sequence ATGCATTACGATGGACTGCGTACCTTTGTTACTGTAGTGGAAGCGAAAAATTTTACCCGAGCCGGAGAGATACTGCGACTGTCTCAGCCTAGTGTTAGCCTGCACATTAAGCAGCTTGAGCGCGAATTTGGTACGAAACTTATCGATCGTTCGCCGAAGCATTTGTATGTGACCCAGGCAGGAGAAATGTTGTATGAGCGAGCGAGACAGATGCTGAACTTATACGAAAAAGCGAAAGAAGACATTTACACACACCAGCACCGAATTGCCGGAACCTTACATATCGGGGCCAGTTTTACCGTTGGTGAATATGTTTTGCCCGTTCTACTAGCGGACTTCTGCCACCGCTATCCTGATGTGGAAGTGGAAGTAACCATCGGTAATACACAACGGATTACTGAAGCGGTGAAGCTGCTGCATATGGATATTGGTCTTATCGAAGGTCAGACAAGTGAAAAAGATTTGCAAATCGTTCCGTTTATGAAAGATGAGATGGTGTTGGTAGCACCGATGAACCATCCGCTTGTAGGCGACAGCCCTATCGTCCCTGAGGCATTACAGGACGAAATATGGATTGTACGGGAAGAGGGTTCAGGTACCCGTGTATATTCCGATCATGTAATCCGTACGTTAGGATTGAGCGTGAAAAAAATAATTACATTCAGCAGCAACCAGGCAGTTAAAGAAGCGGTCGCGGCGGGATTGGGCATTACGCTGCTTTCGAAATGGGTAGTACGGAAGCCGATTCAGCATGGTGAACTGGCAATGATTGCGATTCAGGGGCAGCAATTTCCACGCCGCTTATCTTATGTGGCTCCGGTTCATGCAGAGCAGACAAATCTGGTGAAAGCATTTCTTGAGGAAATTGAAAAAACGTCCGATTGA
- the dapA gene encoding 4-hydroxy-tetrahydrodipicolinate synthase, whose protein sequence is MIDLGRMVTAMVTPFDSGLQVDKKQTEVLVEHLIATGSTALVVAGTTGESPTLTGQEKVDLFRHVVEIVNGRVPVVAGTGSNNTAASIELTQKAVECGVDGIMLVVPYYNKPSQEGLYQHFKTIAKSTKLPVMLYNIPGRSVINMKSETTIRLAHDVANIVAIKEANSDTAQMSIIIEKTPDDFVLYTGDDGMTLPCMSVGGKGIVSVASHVIGREMSEMIQAFVSGNFTKASALHRKLLPIFEGLFIAANPTPVKAALAMQGIEVGGVRLPLVELTEEERQFVKGLLPQKEAVTI, encoded by the coding sequence ATGATTGACTTAGGAAGAATGGTAACAGCGATGGTGACGCCGTTTGACTCGGGGTTGCAGGTTGATAAAAAACAAACAGAAGTGCTCGTAGAACATTTGATTGCGACCGGTTCGACCGCGCTTGTTGTAGCGGGTACGACCGGGGAATCACCAACATTGACTGGACAGGAAAAGGTAGATTTGTTCCGTCATGTTGTAGAGATTGTGAACGGACGCGTACCGGTGGTAGCTGGTACAGGCAGCAACAACACAGCTGCATCCATCGAACTGACACAAAAGGCAGTAGAGTGTGGCGTAGACGGTATTATGCTGGTCGTTCCTTATTACAATAAGCCGTCACAGGAAGGTTTATATCAACATTTCAAAACGATTGCAAAAAGCACGAAGCTGCCGGTGATGCTGTACAACATTCCGGGTCGCTCCGTTATTAATATGAAATCCGAGACAACCATACGCCTGGCACACGATGTAGCTAACATTGTGGCAATTAAAGAAGCGAATAGCGATACTGCTCAGATGTCTATTATTATTGAAAAGACACCTGATGATTTTGTATTGTATACCGGCGACGATGGTATGACGTTACCCTGTATGTCTGTTGGCGGTAAAGGTATAGTGAGCGTAGCAAGTCACGTGATTGGCAGGGAAATGTCGGAAATGATTCAGGCATTCGTTAGCGGCAATTTTACGAAGGCGAGTGCGCTGCACCGTAAGCTACTGCCGATATTCGAAGGATTGTTCATTGCTGCTAATCCGACGCCTGTAAAAGCTGCACTCGCTATGCAAGGCATCGAAGTAGGTGGTGTACGTCTGCCGCTCGTTGAATTGACGGAAGAGGAGCGGCAATTCGTGAAAGGATTGTTACCGCAAAAAGAAGCGGTAACGATATAA
- a CDS encoding deoxyribonuclease IV — MKIGSHVSFSKKGLLNAVEEAISYGSTSFMVYTGAPQNTRRKPMEEQYVEEGFEIMKKYGIDDIVVHAPYIINLGSYKPNTFELAVSFLQEEIRRAEYLGVNNIVLHPGAYTDKDAEYGINRIAEGLNEVLHTGQTVNIALETMAGKGSEIGRTFEELAAIIDKVKLNDKLTVCFDTCHTHDAGYNLNDDFDGVMEEFDRIVGLDRIAVFHINDSKNFRGAAKDRHAPIGSGLIGFDAIHYIVHHEAAKDKPIILETPWIGKNKSAQSPMYEIEIALLRGTVEERFTENFLGDVALLSSYFEKEGIDRRDYIVQNWELLQDKKMKKEDPREPLEKLFDTVIRAELLPDESEEGINKRLIAWLAGMNTK; from the coding sequence ATGAAGATAGGATCGCACGTTTCATTTTCTAAGAAAGGATTGCTTAACGCGGTGGAGGAAGCTATCAGCTACGGCTCTACTTCGTTTATGGTGTACACGGGAGCTCCACAGAATACCCGGCGCAAACCAATGGAAGAACAATACGTCGAGGAAGGCTTTGAGATTATGAAAAAATACGGCATCGACGATATTGTCGTCCATGCACCGTATATTATTAATCTTGGCTCATACAAACCGAACACATTCGAACTTGCCGTCTCATTCCTTCAGGAAGAAATTAGGCGCGCTGAATATCTGGGCGTAAATAATATCGTCTTACATCCAGGCGCATATACCGATAAAGACGCCGAGTATGGCATCAATCGAATCGCCGAAGGATTGAACGAAGTACTGCATACCGGACAAACGGTTAACATTGCGCTTGAGACGATGGCAGGAAAAGGTTCCGAGATAGGGCGTACATTCGAGGAATTGGCCGCCATTATCGACAAAGTGAAGCTGAATGATAAGCTCACCGTCTGCTTTGATACGTGCCATACGCATGACGCAGGGTATAATTTAAACGATGATTTCGATGGCGTTATGGAAGAGTTCGATCGAATTGTCGGTCTCGACCGAATTGCCGTCTTCCATATTAATGATAGCAAAAATTTCCGCGGCGCCGCAAAGGATCGGCACGCGCCGATTGGTTCCGGGCTTATCGGGTTTGATGCCATTCACTACATCGTACACCATGAAGCAGCAAAAGATAAGCCGATTATCCTGGAAACGCCATGGATTGGCAAAAATAAATCCGCTCAATCGCCAATGTATGAAATTGAAATCGCACTGCTCCGCGGTACGGTCGAAGAAAGATTTACAGAGAATTTCCTGGGCGATGTCGCGCTACTGTCGTCTTATTTCGAAAAGGAAGGAATCGATCGTCGCGATTATATCGTGCAAAACTGGGAACTACTTCAGGACAAAAAAATGAAGAAAGAAGATCCGCGCGAGCCTTTAGAAAAACTATTTGATACAGTCATACGTGCGGAGCTTCTGCCGGACGAGTCCGAAGAAGGCATCAACAAGCGTCTTATCGCCTGGTTAGCCGGTATGAACACAAAGTAA
- a CDS encoding sensor histidine kinase: protein MARISECRNTLLPLIIEKIPRMIEAHLQDMERNVTNFQEAIGDMHEYAASLQSVYTTVAAMLFEDEEEYKKCIQRIEREGYEVGIYFGEVKEMNREVVLQLTHNIRMNSFGYVCDLINQHVHDPEVRSLLPSRFVDILNTRFYGYINGFLFAKDKMITHLHNQKVLIMGQMAAGMAHEIRNPLCSLKGFQQLMKQMAADRSESMGDFLNYIDICIDEITKVENLVSDFLLLARKNDAQKNRWETINLNKLFKKVYHLSAYCVLEGSVDIRLSLPSTDIFVQGIPSYIEQIILNITKNSISAMDSEGILCVSLSPSVDDKQVVLTFTDNGVGIPKRQLSRIFDPFFTTKEEGTGLGLCICKRLVEEMKGSIYVRSKEKEGTVVEIRLPLVMP, encoded by the coding sequence ATGGCTAGAATAAGTGAGTGCAGAAACACATTATTACCTTTAATTATTGAGAAAATACCACGAATGATCGAAGCACATCTTCAAGATATGGAAAGAAACGTAACGAATTTTCAAGAAGCCATTGGAGATATGCATGAGTATGCCGCTTCCTTGCAGTCGGTATACACTACAGTAGCGGCAATGTTATTTGAAGATGAGGAAGAGTATAAAAAGTGCATACAACGAATAGAAAGAGAGGGCTATGAAGTAGGGATATACTTCGGAGAAGTAAAGGAAATGAACAGGGAAGTCGTGCTTCAACTTACACATAACATCCGGATGAATTCCTTCGGATACGTTTGCGATTTGATTAATCAGCATGTGCATGACCCGGAAGTACGATCCCTCCTTCCTTCCAGATTTGTTGATATTTTAAATACAAGATTTTATGGTTACATTAACGGATTTCTGTTTGCCAAGGATAAAATGATTACTCATTTGCATAACCAGAAAGTTTTAATTATGGGACAAATGGCAGCCGGAATGGCCCATGAAATCAGAAATCCGCTGTGTAGCCTTAAAGGCTTTCAACAGTTAATGAAACAGATGGCAGCAGATCGTTCAGAAAGTATGGGAGACTTTTTGAATTATATCGATATTTGCATTGACGAGATTACAAAAGTAGAGAATCTCGTCTCCGATTTTTTGCTTTTGGCAAGAAAGAATGATGCACAAAAAAATAGATGGGAGACGATTAATCTAAACAAGCTTTTTAAAAAGGTATACCACCTGTCCGCTTATTGTGTATTGGAGGGCAGTGTGGATATTCGTTTGTCCTTGCCTTCTACAGATATTTTTGTACAAGGGATCCCTTCCTATATCGAACAAATTATCCTTAATATTACGAAAAACAGTATTTCTGCAATGGATTCAGAAGGGATTTTGTGTGTCAGTTTATCCCCTTCAGTAGACGATAAGCAGGTTGTGCTCACTTTTACTGATAATGGAGTGGGAATTCCGAAACGCCAGTTAAGCAGGATTTTTGATCCGTTCTTTACAACGAAGGAAGAAGGAACAGGATTGGGCTTATGTATATGCAAGAGATTGGTTGAAGAAATGAAGGGAAGTATTTATGTAAGATCCAAGGAAAAAGAAGGAACAGTGGTAGAAATCCGTTTGCCGCTAGTTATGCCTTAA
- a CDS encoding ABC transporter substrate-binding protein produces the protein MRRGVARVLSAGFFMLAAILVVAGCNQNTESSVSAQKGKSEQSSEEKLIKIGITQIVEHPALDSIRQGIVDQLAEEGFENGKTIQLDYANAQGDINNVTTIAQQMTADKKDMIIPITTQSTQAVLKQANGIPIVFAGVTDPVAAKIVPALDKPGDHITGIADVAPMDKEVDLITKFIPSVKKIGIIYNTGEINAGVQVKMIEEAAKAKNIIVEKAGISSSSEMKDGAESIVHKVDAILVPKDNMVVSSFEALLQVAQTAKVPVFASDSDTVKRGAVATYGIDYYKTGQQTGKIAVRVLKGEKPSAIPVQVAQDVELVINNKSVAAFNLEIPASIKQEARIIHE, from the coding sequence ATGAGAAGAGGAGTAGCAAGAGTATTAAGTGCAGGCTTCTTTATGCTGGCAGCAATCTTAGTAGTAGCGGGGTGTAATCAGAACACAGAATCTTCTGTTTCTGCACAAAAAGGAAAGTCCGAACAGTCATCCGAGGAGAAGTTGATAAAAATCGGTATTACCCAGATTGTCGAGCATCCGGCCCTGGACTCTATCCGCCAGGGAATTGTAGATCAGCTTGCTGAAGAAGGGTTTGAGAATGGAAAGACAATTCAGCTGGACTACGCAAATGCGCAGGGTGATATAAATAACGTGACTACGATCGCTCAGCAAATGACAGCTGATAAAAAAGATATGATTATTCCTATTACAACCCAATCCACTCAGGCTGTTCTTAAGCAAGCAAATGGGATACCTATCGTATTCGCCGGAGTTACCGATCCTGTAGCAGCAAAAATCGTTCCCGCTTTAGATAAACCGGGCGATCATATAACGGGGATAGCCGATGTTGCACCTATGGATAAAGAAGTAGACCTTATCACGAAGTTTATCCCAAGCGTCAAAAAAATCGGTATCATTTACAATACTGGAGAGATTAATGCTGGCGTTCAGGTGAAGATGATTGAGGAAGCCGCAAAAGCAAAGAACATCATTGTAGAAAAAGCGGGAATTTCCAGTTCGAGCGAAATGAAGGATGGAGCGGAATCAATCGTTCATAAGGTTGATGCGATTCTCGTTCCGAAAGACAATATGGTCGTCTCATCATTTGAAGCTTTGCTTCAAGTAGCACAGACGGCGAAGGTCCCTGTATTCGCCTCAGATAGCGACACCGTAAAGCGCGGAGCTGTCGCTACATACGGAATAGATTACTACAAAACAGGACAGCAGACGGGAAAGATAGCTGTTCGTGTATTAAAAGGCGAAAAACCAAGTGCAATTCCGGTTCAGGTAGCACAGGATGTAGAACTTGTTATCAATAATAAGTCTGTTGCTGCATTTAACCTGGAAATTCCAGCGTCAATAAAGCAGGAAGCCAGAATCATTCATGAATAA
- a CDS encoding response regulator — MHKVLVVDDAVFMRNIIKDFLTKNGFEVVGEAGNGAEAVQKYIQTRPDLVTMDITMPEMDGVQALKKIKENDPLAKIIICSAMGQEKMVIQAMGAGAIDFIVKPFQEERVLEAITKAVASL, encoded by the coding sequence ATGCATAAAGTCTTAGTAGTAGATGATGCTGTTTTCATGCGAAATATCATTAAAGATTTTCTAACGAAAAATGGGTTTGAGGTAGTTGGTGAGGCCGGAAACGGAGCGGAAGCTGTTCAAAAATACATACAGACACGTCCTGATCTTGTCACTATGGACATTACAATGCCAGAGATGGATGGGGTGCAGGCACTGAAAAAAATCAAAGAAAATGATCCCCTTGCAAAAATTATCATTTGCTCTGCAATGGGTCAGGAAAAAATGGTTATCCAGGCTATGGGGGCTGGCGCAATCGATTTCATCGTCAAGCCTTTCCAAGAGGAGCGGGTACTTGAAGCCATTACTAAAGCTGTAGCCTCTTTATAG